ATCCTTCGTCCGGGAAGCATCAGCCGCAAACAGATTGAAGACGTATTGGGTTTTACTGTCCATGAATCCTTCTTTGCGCATATGGAACGACCTAAGAGTCCGGGACAGAAGTATTCCCATTATAAACCAAAGGCAGAGGTACGCTGGCTGGAAGTTCTGGAAAAAACTGATGATCCAGAGTGCCTCTATCTGCTTTTAAGCTCTGATGTTTACGATTCGGTCAACATCATCGATTTCAACAACGATTTAGACCGCTTAGCCCGGCAGATATACGACCGATTCCGTCAGGCTGATATTGAAGGATACTCGGCAGTAGCCATTGAGAACTTTCAGGATATGGATCATCCTATTATACCGGCTCTGTTAAATAGAGTACAGAAAGCTATCGGTTAGTCTTCAAAAACCCCAAACGTTTGATCTGGGCGCATCGAGAGTACAGCTTTGACCATCACGTCAACTAAAGCATCCACGTCCTTCATAGAGCAAATTTCGACCGGAGAATGCATATATCTGAGCGGTAACGAAATCAATGCGCTTGGAATACCGGTCTGCTGGTAGAAAATACTGTCTGTATCCGTTCCGGTTCTCACGCTGGTAGCCTCATGCTGTATGTCGATATCGTTCTTCTCACAAACATCTTCCAGGAATTCAACCACTTTTGGGTGATTAGCTCCACCATGCTGAATAGTTGGTCCCTTGCCCAATTCTACTGTTCCATGTTCTTTCTGATCTATTCCAGGTGTATCCGTTGCGTGAGTTACATCGGTCACTAAAGCCACATCCGGCATAAAACGGTAACTCATCATCCGTGCTCCGAATCCTCCTACCTCCTCTTGTATGGAGTTCAGGGCAATTACATTCACTTTAAGATCTTTCTTCTGCTTACTGATTTTCCGCATGGCTTCAGCAATGATGTACCCGCCAATACGATTATCCAGTGCACGAGCAGTCAAGCGATCATCGCTTAAAAATTCTGTGTCGGATGCATAGGTAATTGGATCTCCGATTTGCACCAGCTCAAGCGCCTCTTCTTTGGAAGAAACTCCAATATCCACATAAATATCTTTCCAGGCGGGCTGCTTACCTCCGCCGTTTTTATTGTCCTGCAGATGAATGGCTGTATTTCCTGTAACGCCAACTACCCGTCCTCTTTTATTGTGAATAAATACTTTCTTAGCACGCGCAATGGTCGAATCACTTCCACCCAATTTGTTCACATAAACATAGCCCTGATCGGTGATATGCTGCACCACCATGCCGATTTCGTCACAATGGGCTTCCAGCATAACGGTAGCTACATCCCCACTCATATTGATTTTACCGGCTGCTGAACCGTATGCATCCGTCACCACCTCATCTGCAAACTGTTCCACATACTCCTTCCAGACTTTTACCCCTTCTTTTTCATATCCGGTTGGGCTTGGTGTGATGAGTAGTTCTTCTAAAAAATCGCGTTCATTCTGCTTGGCCATTCGTGTACTGAATTTGGTTTAAATTTAGTCGGGTTGAATATAATAAATATAGCTTCCAGAATAAGCCTTTTAGCATTTGTCATTTCGCCTGATCACCCGCATCTTCAGAACAAAAAAAAGCACCCATGTTTAGACCTGAATATAACCCTGACACTTTTTATCACTGGACCGAAATCCCTGTTCGTTTTCGGGACCTGGATCCACTGAATCATGTAAATAATGCCCTGTTTAACACTTATCTGGAGGAAGCCCGGATACAGTTTTTGGGTGAAGTTGGGCAGATGCAAAATGAATTCACAGAAGGCAAAACCTTTGTACTGGTGAAGATTACCATAGAATACCTCAAACAGATTACTTTTCCCTCCACCTTACTGGTTGGCACAGGCGTGGGTGAAGTAGGAAACTCCAGTATTGAAGCGGTTCAGGGAATCTACGATAAGAAATCGAAAGACCTGATGGGGGTAGCGAAATCAACCGGTGTTTGGTATGATATCAATAAAAAGCGCCCTACCCGCCTCCCGGAAATTGAAAATTTAGACGATATGGTTGTTGGGGAGTGATAAAGTGATGAAGTAATAAGAACTTTAGAAACCTCGCTGTCTCACCATATCACTTCATCACTCTTTACCTCATTTCTACATATCTTCAACGGCTCAAACATAATTCTCCTTAAAGCACATGGATAAAAGCACACGGTATAAAATTTTCAATGATCCGATTCATGGGTTTATCACCGTTCCAAAAGGTCCGATTCTTAGACTCATCGACCACCCTTATGTGCAGCGATTGAGGAGAATCCGTCAGCTGGGGCTTGGTTACCTTGTTTTCCCGGCCGCCGAACATTCCCGGTTTTCACATGCTTTAGGCGCCCTTGAGTTAGGTCAGCGCGTGCTAAACAACCTTCGTGAAAAGGATACCACCATTAGTCAGCCCGAATACGAAGGGACATTGATGGCGATTTTACTTCACGATGTAGGCCACGGCCCCCTTTCTCACACTCTGGAGCATACTTTGATAAAGGACTTCAACCATGAGATGATGAGCTTGTCCATCATGAAAGAGCTCAATAAGGAGTTTCATGGAGCGCTGGACACCGCCATCGATATTTTCACCAATCAGCACAAGAAGAAGTTTCTGCATCAGTTGATTTCTTCCCAGCTCGATTTAGATCGCCTCGACTACCTGAGAAGGGACAGTTTTTTTACCGGTGTTTCCGAAGGTACGGTGGGGATTAACCGGATTTTGAAGACCATGCGGGTTTTCAAAGGGAACATTGTGATTGAAAAGAAAGGAATATATGCCGTTGAGAATTACATTATCGCCCGCCGTTTGATGTACATGCAGGTGTACCAACACAAAACTGTTTTAAGTGCAGATTTTTTACTTCGAAGCATATTTAAGCGGGTACATCATCTAATTGCTGACGGAAAGGAACTGGATTTTGCCTCACCGGCCCTTCAGTATTTCCTGACCGAACAGCCTTCAGCCAAGAAAACAATCACTAAACAAATGATTGACCGTTACGCTGAAATGGATGACCACGATGTGTACTTAAGTATAAAAATCTGGAAGAAATGCGGAGATAAAATTCTGTCGAATCTCTGCCACCGGTTTCTAAATCGGGATTTATTCCGAACCACCTTTCTGGATAAGAAACCCACCAAAGCCCAGCTGAATGAAATCACCCAGAAAACTCAAAAAGCGCTAAAAAGACTTCGGTTGCCTACAGATGAAACAGCTGTGGAACATTATCTGGGTTTTGAAAACAGCTATTCAGAAGCCTACAAATATAAGAATGAGAGCATCTGGATTTTGGAGGACGAGAAGGCTATTGAGTTCTCTAAAGCTGCAGAAACAAAAAATATTATAGCTTTAACAGAACCCGTTGTAAAACACTACTGCGTGCACCTAAAAGATATCAGCATTTAAGAAGCCGATTTTTTAACGGGTAGGAATTGGGAGAGTTTGTCAAACAGATCTTCTTCATTAAAAGGTTTTTTCAGGTATTCCGAAAATCCTTGATTCATTAAGTCTGATCTCGATTCCTTATGTTCCCCGGAAGTAAAAGCGATGATAGGGATGCTGTTTACTTTATTACCCCGGTTTAACTTTCTGATTTTTCTCATAGCTTCTACACCGCCCATCACAGGCATACAAATATCCATTAGAATTACATCGGGCTTTTGTCCCTCAAAGTGTAGCAGCGCTTCTACCCCGTTTTCGGCTTCTTGTGTCTCGAAATTATTTCGCTCGAGTATAATCCTGGCCAGGCTTCTGTTAAACTTAAGATCATCTACGATCAAAGCCTTCAGTGCCTTCGTATCTTTTTTTGTTGGATTATGTTTTATAGCCCGGCTCATTCTATAATTTATAAGATGATTTCCGCCATTCACGTAACTCATCAAAATTATTAAAAGAGACTTCGGATTACAGGTTAATCTTTCTTAATTAATACTTGTAAATCGGGTATCAGACACGCTTATAGGTTACGTAGCTAAGCTCGTCATGATCCTCTCTCGATTCTTCCTTCCAGGTTGTTCCTATTTCATCTCTGTATTCAGGAAAATAGGTATCTCCTTCATATTCCTGATGGATTTCAGTAATGATGAGCTTGTCGGCTATATCTATGGTTTGCCTGTATAATACGCCTCCACCGATGATGAAAACTTCCTCCTCGTTAGACGATTTTAATGCATCTTCGAGAGAGGAATAAGTATCAACGTTCTTGTAATTTTGGGTTGTGGAGAGTACAATATTCTTTCGTTCAGGAAGCGGAATTTCATTTAACTCCTCAAAAACACCCCGGCCCATTATGATAGTTTTACCTATGGTGGTTCTTTTGAAATGCTTTAAATCTTCCGGATATCGCCAGGGCAGCCCCCCTTCTTTACCGATTACAAGGTTGGGATCATGCGCTGCAACAAGAGTGATGGTCATACTGCAACCTCAAATTTAATAACCGGATCGGGATCATAGTTCTCCAGTGTGAAATCATCAAAAGTGAGTTCATCTACCGGTTTGTTGGCTATTTTCAAGGTTGGAAGTGGTTTAGGCTTTCGGGTGAGCTGCTCCTTCAAACCATCAACGTGATTTACGTAGATATGAGCGTCCACTATGGAGTGCGCGAAGGTTCCCGGTTCAAGCCCCACTTCCTGAGCAATGGCCAGCGTTAAGGCAGAATAGCATGCCAGGTTAAACGGAATACCCAGTGCAATGTCTCCTGAGCGTTGCGTTAAATGGCAGTTTAACTTACCGTCAGCCACATTGAAAATATACATGAGGTGGCAAGGTGGAAGACCCATTTCATCCAGTAAACCCGGGTGCCAGGCACTAACCACAATCCTTCTGCTGTTCGGATTATTCTTCAGCATATCAATAGCTCGCTGAACCTGGTCAAACTCTTTACGAACCCAAACTTCTTTATCAAGGGCTGAGCCATTTCCTTCAAACCGAACGGATTCTTTTTCAAAATATGGAAACCTTCGCCAGAGCACTGGATAAATCGGGCCAACATGTCCGTCTTCATCTGCCCAGGCGTCCCAGATATGACAGTCGTTTTCATCCCGTAACCAGCGGATGTGATCCTCTCCCCTCAGGTACCAGAGCATTTCTAAAATCACCGATCTGAAATATACTTTCTTGGTGGTAAGCAAAGGAAAACCTTCCGATAAATCTACTTTATAAAATTCAGCAAAATTTGAAATCGTGTCGGTGCCGGTCCGGTTTTCTTTCCTGACCCCATTTTCAAGTACGCTTTTTACAAGATCGTGGTATGCTTTCATCGAAGTATGTTGGGCTTTAAAGTAAGGTTCCGCTTAAAAGTACAATTGCTATGGTAAAATAAATAATGATTCCGCTCACATCTACTATGGTTGCAACAAAAGGAGCTGAAGATACGGCCGGATCCAAATTCATTTTTGAGAGGAAGAAAGGAAGCATTGCCCCGGTAAAATTCCCGAACAAAACGATGGAAAAAAGGCTCAAGCCAATCACTCCTGCTGTAAGGAATACAGTTTTGGAAAGCTCAGCTCCTCCAAGTAAATCCCAGCCAATTAATGTGAAAAAGCCTAACAGACCTATCAATCCTCCCAGCATGAGACCGGAAGTAAATTCACGTCTGAATACTTTCTTCCAGTCTTCCGGTTTAAGGTCGTCGGTGGCAAGGGCTCGTATTACCAATGTAGCTGCCTGAGAGCCGGAGTTACCCCCACTGGAGATAATCAGCGGTACAAAGAACGACAAAGCTACTACTTTCTGGAGCACTTCTTCATATCCACCCATAGCGATGGCTGTTAAAATCTGTCCGACAAAAAGCACAATCAGCCACCAAAGCCGTTTTTTAACAATATCGAAAATGGAGGATTGAGAATAATAGTCATCCAGAGCATCCATACCAGCCATTTTCTGCATATCCTCGGTAGTCTCTTCCTCGGCCACGTCAATCACGTCATCTGCAGTCACGATGCCTACAAGCACCCCATCCGAATCAACAACCGGCAAAGCTACGCGGTCATATTTGGATAGCATTTTAACGGCCTCTTCCTGATCATCATAAACAGACAGAGCTTCAAAAGAGCGGTCCATCAACACATCAATCTGGTCTTCCTGATTAGCCAGGATCAGATGGGTAATCCGAAGATCATCAATCAGGTGCTCTTTGTCATCAACCACGTAAATTACGTTGATGGTTTCTGCAGTTTCCCCATACTTGCGGATGTGGGCCATGCTACGCTCTATCGACCAATCCGATTTCACCCGAACATAGCGTGGAGTCATCAATCGGCCAACGCTTTCTTCAGGATATCCCAACAGTTTCTTAAGCTGTTTCTGGTCTTCCCGGTTGATGGAGTTCATCACCCGCTGTGTCAGGTGGCCGGGAAGCTCTTCTAAGATCGAAACCTGCTCATCCGGTTCCAGGTTTATCATCACGTCGCTAAGCTGCTGTTTGCTGAACAGCTCCAGTAGCTCCACTCCTTTAGAAGAAGGGAGTTCCGCAAAAACATCGGCTGCCACCGGTTTCTTCAATAGCCGGAAAACAACCACGGCAATATCACCCGGTAATTCAAGTAACAGATCGGCGATATCAACGGCGGGCACATCGTTCAAAACCTCTTTTAAGGCAACCCAATCTTTGGAAGCGATAAGCTCTTCGAATTCCGGTTTAATGAGTTGAACAAACATGGATTTTCCTTTTGAATGGGCCTGTGGTGGACGGGCTAAGAATCGGGGTTAATCCATCAAAAAACAAGTTTTGTGACGCTTATTTCTCTACAATTACCTGAGAAAACAGGTAATCAGTCTTTGATACTCTTTAGTGCTTCACGGGCTGCTTTTTGCTCGGCCTTTTTCTTGCTTTTCCCAACACCGGTTCCCAGTTGTTCCTCTCCTATCAACACTTTTACCTCGAAGGTACGATTGTGCCCCGGCCCGCTTTCATTGATTAGCTCATACCTGGGAATGGGCATTTTTTCAGCCTGCGCATATTCAAGCAAGGCACTTTTATAATTGTCCAGCGTATTTATGAGTTCTTTTATAATCAGGTTTTCTTCAATCACCTTATCCACAAAATCATAAGCATGCTGATAACCTTTTGTGATGTAAATGGCAGCAATGATGGATTCAAAAGCGTCTGCCAAAATACTCTTAGCAACCTTTGTACTCCCGTTTCTCTCTCCCAACTCCATTAAATCTTCTATGCCCAGCTTCTTGGAGAAATCGGACAGTGTTTCTCCCCTTACCAGTTTGGCCCGGACTTTTGTGAGAAATCCTTCGTCTTTCTCAGGGTATTGATTGAACAAAATTTCTGCGGCAATCAGATCCAGGACGGCATCTCCTAAAAATTCGAGGCGTTCGTAAGAGTCGTAGGTTTCGTACTGCTCCTGGGAAAGCGTGGAGCGGTGACGCAGAGCCTTTAGAAAAAGAGAAGGATCGTCGATTTGGAAACCAACGATCCTTTCTAATTTCTCAATTCTGCTTTTAAGTTCAGGGCTAAGATCTGATTTCTTCTTCTTTGTAAAAAGAGACCTGAACCAATCGGGCATGAATGCTTAGTCCTTGTACTTTTTAAATACGAGGGTTGAATTATGGCCGCCAAAACCGAATGCATTGTTAAGTGCGTATTCAACATCGCGTACCACCGCTTCATTAGCGGTGTAGTTCAGATCACATTCCGGATCCTGATTTTCGATGTTAACGGTTGGAGGCACCATACCGTGATATATAGCCAGCAGTGATGCGATAGATTCAATAGCACCTGCTGCTCCCAAAGTATGACCATGCATACTCTTGGTAGAGTTCAGGTTGATTTTCTTCGCATGATCGCCAAAAACCTTTTTAATGGTATTGGTTTCAGCTATATCACCTAACGGTGTGGATGTACCGTGCATGTTGATGTGATCTACATCTTCCGGCTTAATGCCCGCTGCCTTCATGGCTTTGGTCATCGCCAGAATCACTCCATTTCCATCCGGATCGGGAGCGGTGATGTGATATGCATCGGCAGAAAAGCCATACCCTTTGATTTCACCGTAAATACGGGCACCACGATCGAGAGCAGATTCCAGGCTTTCAAGAATGAAAATACCTGCACCTTCACCCAATACAAATCCATCACGATCTTTATCGAATGGACGTGATGCTGTTTCCGGAGAATCGTTTCGGGTTGACATTGCCTTCATGCTGTTGAAACCGGAAATCCCGATTTTGGTTATCGGAGCTTCAGTTCCACCGGCAACGGCATAGTCTGCCTGTCCGTACCGAATGGTATCGTAGGCAAGCCCGATGTTATGAGAACCCGTAGCGCAAGCAGAAACCGCGCAGTAATTAGGACCTCTGAATCCATATCGTATGGAAATCTGGCCCGATACGATATCGGGAATAAGCATGGGTATAAAGAATGGGGAAACCCCTCTTGGCCCGTGCTCATGAAATGATATCGATTGCTCATAGAATGTTTCCATGCCACCAATACCGGTTCCCACCAATACAGCAACCTCGTCCTTATTTATCTTTTCCAGATCAAGCTTACTGTCTTCGAGCGCTTCTCCGGAAGCGATAAGGGCATATTGTGCCACTTTATCTAACCGCCGGGCTTCTTTACGATCGAAATAATTGGAGTAATCGTAGTCCTCAATCTGAGCAGCAAATTTTGTGGCGAAGTCGGTTGTGTCAAAATGTTCGACAGGCCGGACTCCGTTTTTACCTGAAACTAAACCGTTCCAGAAGTCCGGTGCACTTTTCCCGATTGGGGTGAAGGCACCGATACCTGTTACTACAACTCTGCGAGTGCTCATAGGAATGTGTTATTAAATGTAGTACGTATTAAACTAATTAAGACAGTTTTCCTGAAAGATAACTTACAGCATCACCTACAGTGGCGATGTTTTCGGCGTCTTCGTCAGGAATACTGAGATCGAATTCCTTTTCGAACTCCATGATCAATTCTACTGTATCCAGAGAATCGGCTCCGAGATCGTTAGTGAAGTTTGCATCACCTGCAACTTCTGATTCGTCTACACCAAGTTTATCTACAATGATAGCTTTTACTTTTGATTCTACGTCTTGTGACATATTGTGTCCTTTTCAGTGATTAGTTGGTAATTATAATTTTTATAAAATAAGTGTTTTCAACTTAAAAATTCAGTCTGGTATCTGCAATTCATAACCGCATTACATTGCCATGCCGCCATCAACCCGAATTACTTCTCCGGTAATGTACGAACTCATATCCGAGGCAAGGAATACAACGGCATCTGCTACTTCATCGGCTTCTCCTGCTCTTCCAAGAGGAGTTTCCGCTTTGATACCTTCCAATACTTTCTCGTCAAGCTCACCGGTCATGTCGGTCAGAATATATCCCGGAGCAATTACATTTGCACGAATATTTCTGGACGAAAGTTCTTTGGCATATGATTTGGTGAACCCAATAATACCGGCTTTAGAGGCTGCGTAATTACTTTGGCCTGCGTTGCCGGTAATACCCACGACGGAGCTGATATTTATGATAGATCCGCCTCGATTTCTCATCATGGGTTTAGCGGCCGCTTTAGAATAATTGAAAATACTTTTCAGGTTCGTGGTGATCACATCATCCCATTGCTCTTCGCTCATGCGAAGGATAAGATTGTCTTTAGTGATGCCGGCGTTGTTTACAATCACATCCAGCTTTTCCCAGTCATTTACAATCTCATTGATTACTTCTTCTGCACGCTCATAATTAACTGCATCGGCCTGGAGTGCTTTTGCTTTGCGCCCTTTTGCTTCAATCTCGGCCTTTACTTCTTCTGCGGCGTCAGCCGAGCGGGCATAAGTGATGGCAACATCGGCGCCAAAATCAGCCAGCTTAAGCGCAATAGCTCTTCCTATACCCCGGCTGCCTCCGGTTACCAAACACGTTTTTCCTTCAAGTGTTAAACTCATAGTCTGTTCTTATTGATGTCCTGAAATTTCTACGTCTTTCAATGTTCTTTTAACCAAGCCCTGAAGCACTTTACCGGGACCAACTTCCACAAAGGCATTCGCTCCATCCGAGCTCATGTTGTTCAAGGTTTGCGTCCAGCGTACCGGATTCAATAACTGATTTAACAAATTTGATCTGATCTCTTCAGGATCAGTGGTCGCCTCGGCGGTGTAGTTACTGTAAATCGGGCAGTTTGTTTCGCTGATGTCCAATTTCTGCAGTTGATCTTTTAAACCATCGTAAGCCGGCTGCATTAAAGAGGAATGAAACGCTCCACTTACCGGAAGTAATTTTGCCATTCGGGCTCCATTCTCTTTGGCAAGCTCAACAGCTTTCTCTACCGCTTCCTGATATCCGGAAATCACAAGCTGACCCGGACAGTTATAATTAGCTGCGATAACTTCTTTGCCGGTTTCTTCAGTAGCCTGAGCACAAACTTTTTCTACAGCCTCATCCTCCATTCCAATAACAGCAGCCATGGTTCCGGGATTATCCGTACCGGCTTTCTGCATCAATTCACCCCGGCGGCGAACAATTTTTAGCGCATCTTTAAAAGAAACAGCCCCAGATGCTACCAGAGCTGAGAATTCACCCAGGCTGTGCCCTGCAACCATATCAGGTGTGGCACCTAGTGTTTTAAATAACGCCACGGAGTGCAGGAATATGGCGGGTTGTGTAAACTCTGTTTGGGTAAGTTTCTCCTGTGGACCTTCAAACATAATGGTCTTCAGGTCGATGCCTAAAATTTCATTGGCATCATCAAAATACTTTGCGGCATGAGGGTTTGAGTCGTATAACTCTTTCCCCATTCCTACAAATTGAGAGCCCTGTCCGGGAAATAAATAGGCTGTACTCATCTTACTTAATCCCCCATGTTAAATAAATGGCGCCCCACGTAAAGCCGCCACCAAAGGCAGCCAATATGATGTTGTCGCCGTGATTCAATTTATCTTTCCAATCATATAAACAAAGCGGAATGGTTGCCGCCGTGGTATTTCCATACTTATTAATATTGATCATCACTTTCTCGTTAGAAAGTCCCATTCGGCGGGCAGTTGCATCAATAATTCTCAAATTAGCCTGATGTGGAACCAGCCATGCTACATCCTCCGGCTCCAGATTATTCCGCTCCATAATTTCGAGTGACACATCGGCCATTCCCATCGTTGCTTTTTTGAAAACTGCGCGGCCATCCTGCTGTAGGTAGTGCATTTTATTTTTAACAGTTTCTTCAGAAGCAGGATTTCTGCTTCCTCCGGCCGGCTGATACAGGCTGCATTCCGAATCGCCTTCCGTGTAATGCTTCTGATCTATGATGCCGGTACCGTCTTCTGATTCTTCCAATAATACCGCTCCGGCTCCATCACCAAATAAAATACATGTGGTTCTGTCGGTCATATCCAGGATGGAACTCATCTTATCGGTACCGATTACCAAAACTTTTTTAGCCCGGCCAGACTCGATATACATAGTACCGGTGCTCAGCGCATAAAGAAATCCCGAGCATGCGGCCGAAAGATCAAAAGCAAAAGCATTTTTAGCACCTATCATACCTTGTACCAGGCATGCTGTAGCCGGGAACATATAATCCGGTGTAACAGTGGCAAGAATAATAAGGTCAATTTCTTCAGCAGAAATGCCACGATTTTTCAGGGCTTCTTTTGCAGCTTCTGCTCCCATAAAAGCCGTTGCTTTATCAGGGTCTTTAAGAATTCGCCGCTTCTCGATTCCTGTGCGTGTTCTGATCCATTCATCATTGGTATCTACCAGTTTCTCAAGATCTTTGTTTGTCATTCGATCTTCAGGCAGATAATGTCCTACCGATGTAATTTTAGCTCGTTTTACTTCCATGAAGAGATTTAGCTCAGTTTAGAGATGCTACGATTTTGCCGTTCACATCGTTTTCTACTGTTTGAACAGCACTTTTTATCATATTTTTGATCGCAAGAGGTGAGCTTCCGCCGTGTCCGACAATGCTCACTCCGTTTACGCCTAAGAAAGGAATACCGCCTACGTTTTCATAATTAAAAGAGGACAAAGCGGTGTGTAATACTTTTTGAATCTGTCCCACTTCCTCTTTGGAAAGCCCCATTTCCTTAACGGCACCGCCAATCATTTGCTGAACTATTTCAGGAATGGATTCTCCGAATTTGAGTACGATATTGCCCACCAAGCCATCACATAAAAATACATCAGCTTTACCGGGAAGAATGTCTTTACCTTCCACGTTGCCAACAAAATTGTCATGGTTTTTTAATTCGGCGTGAATTTCTTTGAGGAGATCGGTCCCCTTTCCTTCTTCTTCTCCTACATTAAGGAGACCAACTTTGGGATTGTCAATGTTCAGAATCTGCTGGCAGTAGATTTGCCCCATTTTGGCAAACTG
The nucleotide sequence above comes from Gracilimonas sp.. Encoded proteins:
- a CDS encoding M42 family metallopeptidase, with amino-acid sequence MAKQNERDFLEELLITPSPTGYEKEGVKVWKEYVEQFADEVVTDAYGSAAGKINMSGDVATVMLEAHCDEIGMVVQHITDQGYVYVNKLGGSDSTIARAKKVFIHNKRGRVVGVTGNTAIHLQDNKNGGGKQPAWKDIYVDIGVSSKEEALELVQIGDPITYASDTEFLSDDRLTARALDNRIGGYIIAEAMRKISKQKKDLKVNVIALNSIQEEVGGFGARMMSYRFMPDVALVTDVTHATDTPGIDQKEHGTVELGKGPTIQHGGANHPKVVEFLEDVCEKNDIDIQHEATSVRTGTDTDSIFYQQTGIPSALISLPLRYMHSPVEICSMKDVDALVDVMVKAVLSMRPDQTFGVFED
- a CDS encoding HD domain-containing protein — translated: MDKSTRYKIFNDPIHGFITVPKGPILRLIDHPYVQRLRRIRQLGLGYLVFPAAEHSRFSHALGALELGQRVLNNLREKDTTISQPEYEGTLMAILLHDVGHGPLSHTLEHTLIKDFNHEMMSLSIMKELNKEFHGALDTAIDIFTNQHKKKFLHQLISSQLDLDRLDYLRRDSFFTGVSEGTVGINRILKTMRVFKGNIVIEKKGIYAVENYIIARRLMYMQVYQHKTVLSADFLLRSIFKRVHHLIADGKELDFASPALQYFLTEQPSAKKTITKQMIDRYAEMDDHDVYLSIKIWKKCGDKILSNLCHRFLNRDLFRTTFLDKKPTKAQLNEITQKTQKALKRLRLPTDETAVEHYLGFENSYSEAYKYKNESIWILEDEKAIEFSKAAETKNIIALTEPVVKHYCVHLKDISI
- a CDS encoding dihydrofolate reductase; amino-acid sequence: MTITLVAAHDPNLVIGKEGGLPWRYPEDLKHFKRTTIGKTIIMGRGVFEELNEIPLPERKNIVLSTTQNYKNVDTYSSLEDALKSSNEEEVFIIGGGVLYRQTIDIADKLIITEIHQEYEGDTYFPEYRDEIGTTWKEESREDHDELSYVTYKRV
- the mgtE gene encoding magnesium transporter, whose amino-acid sequence is MFVQLIKPEFEELIASKDWVALKEVLNDVPAVDIADLLLELPGDIAVVVFRLLKKPVAADVFAELPSSKGVELLELFSKQQLSDVMINLEPDEQVSILEELPGHLTQRVMNSINREDQKQLKKLLGYPEESVGRLMTPRYVRVKSDWSIERSMAHIRKYGETAETINVIYVVDDKEHLIDDLRITHLILANQEDQIDVLMDRSFEALSVYDDQEEAVKMLSKYDRVALPVVDSDGVLVGIVTADDVIDVAEEETTEDMQKMAGMDALDDYYSQSSIFDIVKKRLWWLIVLFVGQILTAIAMGGYEEVLQKVVALSFFVPLIISSGGNSGSQAATLVIRALATDDLKPEDWKKVFRREFTSGLMLGGLIGLLGFFTLIGWDLLGGAELSKTVFLTAGVIGLSLFSIVLFGNFTGAMLPFFLSKMNLDPAVSSAPFVATIVDVSGIIIYFTIAIVLLSGTLL
- a CDS encoding thymidylate synthase; amino-acid sequence: MKAYHDLVKSVLENGVRKENRTGTDTISNFAEFYKVDLSEGFPLLTTKKVYFRSVILEMLWYLRGEDHIRWLRDENDCHIWDAWADEDGHVGPIYPVLWRRFPYFEKESVRFEGNGSALDKEVWVRKEFDQVQRAIDMLKNNPNSRRIVVSAWHPGLLDEMGLPPCHLMYIFNVADGKLNCHLTQRSGDIALGIPFNLACYSALTLAIAQEVGLEPGTFAHSIVDAHIYVNHVDGLKEQLTRKPKPLPTLKIANKPVDELTFDDFTLENYDPDPVIKFEVAV
- a CDS encoding response regulator, translated to MSYVNGGNHLINYRMSRAIKHNPTKKDTKALKALIVDDLKFNRSLARIILERNNFETQEAENGVEALLHFEGQKPDVILMDICMPVMGGVEAMRKIRKLNRGNKVNSIPIIAFTSGEHKESRSDLMNQGFSEYLKKPFNEEDLFDKLSQFLPVKKSAS
- the rnc gene encoding ribonuclease III translates to MPDWFRSLFTKKKKSDLSPELKSRIEKLERIVGFQIDDPSLFLKALRHRSTLSQEQYETYDSYERLEFLGDAVLDLIAAEILFNQYPEKDEGFLTKVRAKLVRGETLSDFSKKLGIEDLMELGERNGSTKVAKSILADAFESIIAAIYITKGYQHAYDFVDKVIEENLIIKELINTLDNYKSALLEYAQAEKMPIPRYELINESGPGHNRTFEVKVLIGEEQLGTGVGKSKKKAEQKAAREALKSIKD
- a CDS encoding acyl carrier protein codes for the protein MSQDVESKVKAIIVDKLGVDESEVAGDANFTNDLGADSLDTVELIMEFEKEFDLSIPDEDAENIATVGDAVSYLSGKLS
- the fabF gene encoding beta-ketoacyl-ACP synthase II, which codes for MSTRRVVVTGIGAFTPIGKSAPDFWNGLVSGKNGVRPVEHFDTTDFATKFAAQIEDYDYSNYFDRKEARRLDKVAQYALIASGEALEDSKLDLEKINKDEVAVLVGTGIGGMETFYEQSISFHEHGPRGVSPFFIPMLIPDIVSGQISIRYGFRGPNYCAVSACATGSHNIGLAYDTIRYGQADYAVAGGTEAPITKIGISGFNSMKAMSTRNDSPETASRPFDKDRDGFVLGEGAGIFILESLESALDRGARIYGEIKGYGFSADAYHITAPDPDGNGVILAMTKAMKAAGIKPEDVDHINMHGTSTPLGDIAETNTIKKVFGDHAKKINLNSTKSMHGHTLGAAGAIESIASLLAIYHGMVPPTVNIENQDPECDLNYTANEAVVRDVEYALNNAFGFGGHNSTLVFKKYKD
- the fabG gene encoding 3-oxoacyl-[acyl-carrier-protein] reductase is translated as MSLTLEGKTCLVTGGSRGIGRAIALKLADFGADVAITYARSADAAEEVKAEIEAKGRKAKALQADAVNYERAEEVINEIVNDWEKLDVIVNNAGITKDNLILRMSEEQWDDVITTNLKSIFNYSKAAAKPMMRNRGGSIINISSVVGITGNAGQSNYAASKAGIIGFTKSYAKELSSRNIRANVIAPGYILTDMTGELDEKVLEGIKAETPLGRAGEADEVADAVVFLASDMSSYITGEVIRVDGGMAM
- a CDS encoding thioesterase family protein, giving the protein MFRPEYNPDTFYHWTEIPVRFRDLDPLNHVNNALFNTYLEEARIQFLGEVGQMQNEFTEGKTFVLVKITIEYLKQITFPSTLLVGTGVGEVGNSSIEAVQGIYDKKSKDLMGVAKSTGVWYDINKKRPTRLPEIENLDDMVVGE